The Podospora pseudopauciseta strain CBS 411.78 chromosome 2 map unlocalized CBS411.78m_2, whole genome shotgun sequence genome has a window encoding:
- a CDS encoding uncharacterized protein (EggNog:ENOG503NZDE; COG:C), giving the protein MTAEEILNDNTKPPSPFPLEKPPTHHHYNHHAAKPTPQIIAHRGYKALYPENSMLAIQEAIKAGAHAIETDVHESKDGVVVLSHDPTLNRCFSLPPKISTCTWPYLSTLRTTTPPHVPLARLSDLLNYLSTPDLSHIWVLLDIKTDDDPNLTLVPSIATTIASNPPPEGASWTWQERIVLGGWNENYLRALGEELPGFRRAYIGFSLLYAKRFLDDEKWAGVQFNLLQQAVVGPFGRGFVQRVRRARTERRLWVWTVNDERWMRWAWRKGVDGVVTDEVGLLKRVLDGDEDRGRGKGVTVGMYIKAAMIQALTLVLVVVIWGRLRKVGRVIGGEVKREQAKGKN; this is encoded by the exons ATGACAGCAGAAGAGATCCTCaacgacaacaccaaacccccatcccccttcccccttgagaaacccccaacccaccaccattacAACCACCACGCCGcgaaaccaaccccccaaatcATCGCCCACCGCGGCTACAAAGCCCTCTACCCAGAAAACTCCATGCTTGCCATCCAAGAAGCCATAAAAGCAGGCGCCCACGCCATCGAGACAGACGTTCACGAATCAAAAGATGGAGTCGTAGTTCTATCCCAC GACCCAACCCTAAACCGctgcttctccctcccccccaaaatctCCACCTGCACCTGGCCctacctctccaccctccgtaccaccaccccccctcacGTCCCCTTGGCTCGCCTCTCCGATTTGTTAAACTACCTCTCAACCCCCGATCTGTCCCACATTTGGGTATTGCTAGACATCAAAACAGACGACGACCCCAACCTCACACTTGTGCCCTCCATCGCAACCACTATCGCCTCGAACCCACCGCCAGAAGGAGCCTCCTGGACGTGGCAGGAGAGGATTGTGCTTGGGGGGTGGAATGAGAATTACTTGAGggcgttgggggaggagctcCCTGGTTTCAGGAGGGCGTATATTGGCTTCTCGCTGCTGTACGCAAAGAGGTTTTTGGATGACGAGAAATGGGCGGGGGTGCAGTTTAATCTGTTGCAGCAGGCGGTTGTGGGGCCgtttgggaggggatttGTGCAGAGGGTgagaagggcgaggacggagaggaggttgtgggtCTGGACGGTGAACGATGAACGGTGGATGCGGTGGGcgtggaggaagggggtggatggggttgtgacggatgaggttgggttgttgaagagggtgctggatggggatgaggacagggggagggggaagggggtgacgGTGGGGATGTATATCAAGGCGGCGATGATACAGGCTTTGAcgttggttttggtggtggttatatggggaaggttgaggaaggtggggagggtaattggaggggaggtgaagagggagcaGGCGAAGGGGAAGAATTGA